One window of Bacteroidota bacterium genomic DNA carries:
- a CDS encoding cbb3-type cytochrome c oxidase subunit I, with product MTHESIHHSAHEHDDHDHHEETFFSKYVFSQDHKMISKQFLVTAVVMGVIAMMMSVFFRLQLGWPGEKFMILEFFLGEKWAKDGILAPDMYLALVTIHGTIMVFFVLTGGLSGTFSNLLIPLQIGARDMASGFLNMLSYWFFFISSIVMISSLFIETGPASGGWTVYPPLSALPQAMPGSGLGMTLWLASMSLFIVSSLLGGLNYIVTIVNLRTKGMSMTKLPLTIWAFLVTAILGVLSFPVLFSAALLLIFDRSFGTSFYLSDIYIAGQALENTGGSPILYEHLFWFLGHPEVYIVLLPALGLTSEIISTNSRKPIFGYRAMIGSLLAIGFLSFIVWGHHMFVTGMSPFLGSIFVFTTLLIAIPSAVKVFNYITTLWKGNIVFTPAMLFSIGLVSSFISGGLTGLILADSALDINVHDTYFVVAHFHIVMGLSAIFGMFAGVYHWFPKMFGKMLNKKLGFAHFWLTFVSAYGVFFPMHFLGLAGVPRRYYTNSAFPMFDQLIGINELVSVFAIIGAIAQGIFLYNFFYSMFRGQRAPQNPWRSNTLEWTTPVEHIHGNWPGAIPVVHRWPYDYSKPDAVEDFIPQNVPLKEGETEGH from the coding sequence ATGACTCACGAAAGTATTCATCACAGTGCACATGAGCACGATGATCACGATCATCATGAAGAAACATTTTTTAGCAAGTATGTCTTCAGTCAGGATCATAAAATGATCTCCAAGCAATTCCTGGTAACTGCCGTTGTTATGGGGGTTATTGCAATGATGATGTCAGTTTTTTTCAGGCTCCAGTTAGGTTGGCCTGGTGAAAAATTCATGATTTTGGAATTCTTTTTAGGAGAAAAATGGGCTAAAGACGGTATTCTTGCCCCTGACATGTATCTTGCTTTGGTTACCATACATGGAACTATCATGGTTTTCTTTGTACTAACAGGAGGATTAAGCGGAACTTTCAGTAATTTACTTATTCCTCTTCAAATTGGAGCACGCGATATGGCTTCTGGTTTCCTGAACATGCTTTCTTACTGGTTTTTCTTTATATCATCCATTGTGATGATATCTTCTTTGTTTATTGAAACAGGCCCAGCATCAGGTGGATGGACGGTATATCCTCCCTTAAGCGCGCTTCCCCAAGCAATGCCAGGATCTGGATTAGGAATGACTTTGTGGCTTGCAAGTATGTCTTTGTTTATTGTGTCCTCTCTTTTAGGTGGACTAAATTACATCGTTACTATTGTAAATCTTCGTACCAAGGGCATGTCAATGACTAAATTGCCTCTTACCATTTGGGCCTTTTTAGTTACTGCAATTTTAGGTGTACTTTCTTTCCCGGTATTGTTTTCTGCTGCTTTGCTTTTGATTTTCGACAGAAGTTTTGGAACCAGCTTTTACCTTTCTGATATTTACATTGCAGGACAGGCCTTGGAAAACACTGGTGGTAGTCCAATCCTTTATGAGCATCTCTTCTGGTTCCTTGGCCATCCTGAAGTATATATAGTACTTCTTCCTGCTTTAGGACTTACTTCTGAAATTATTTCAACCAATTCGCGTAAACCAATTTTCGGTTACAGGGCTATGATTGGTTCATTGCTTGCAATTGGATTTTTATCCTTTATTGTATGGGGACATCATATGTTTGTTACAGGGATGAGTCCTTTTCTTGGATCAATATTCGTTTTTACAACATTGTTGATTGCAATTCCATCTGCCGTAAAAGTGTTTAATTACATTACCACACTTTGGAAAGGAAACATTGTTTTCACTCCTGCCATGCTCTTTTCAATTGGTCTTGTTTCCTCTTTTATCTCTGGTGGATTAACAGGATTAATTCTTGCGGATTCTGCTTTGGATATTAATGTTCATGACACTTATTTTGTGGTTGCTCATTTTCATATTGTAATGGGTCTTTCTGCTATATTTGGTATGTTTGCTGGTGTTTACCACTGGTTTCCGAAGATGTTTGGAAAAATGCTTAACAAAAAACTTGGTTTTGCTCACTTCTGGCTTACATTCGTTTCTGCATATGGTGTATTTTTCCCTATGCACTTCTTAGGACTTGCCGGAGTTCCTCGTAGATATTATACCAATTCTGCCTTCCCTATGTTTGATCAACTTATTGGAATAAATGAACTGGTTAGTGTTTTTGCCATAATTGGTGCAATTGCACAGGGTATATTTTTATATAATTTCTTTTATAGTATGTTTAGAGGCCAAAGAGCTCCTCAAAATCCTTGGAGATCAAACACACTGGAATGGACAACCCCAGTTGAGCATATTCATGGTAACTGGCCAGGTGCTATACCTGTGGTTCACAGATGGCCATATGATTATTCCAAACCAGATGCGGTAGAAGATTTCATTCCTCAGAATGTGCCTTTAAAAGAAGGAGAGACGGAAGGTCATTGA
- a CDS encoding cytochrome c oxidase subunit II, with the protein MINFLIFLVVLFGIILLVQLVRIYELVTVLRGGAKDDEISRSDNKLNANLMLLFLFVFIGGFFYQIYAYKDLMLPISASEHGVDVDQLWDFNMILLSIVFIGTHILLFVFAFKYYFRKEKKAFYFTHSNKLEFIWTIIPAIVLAVIIIYGLMTWNKITGPAPEDALTIEVYGKQFDWTVRYPGDDGALGKSNYRLIEGTNDLGLDVKDENAWDDKLVKNEFHIPVNRAVNMVIRSRDVIHSVYLPHFRVQMNAVPGMSTQFHFIPTITTAQMKEQTKNPEFDYILLCAKICGAAHYNMQMTLIVDTEEDYQKWLASQTVFMPQSEPTAQIAE; encoded by the coding sequence ATGATCAACTTTCTGATATTCCTTGTAGTCTTGTTTGGAATAATATTACTTGTGCAGCTTGTGAGAATTTACGAGCTTGTGACCGTATTGCGTGGCGGTGCAAAAGACGATGAAATCAGCAGAAGCGACAATAAGCTTAACGCCAATCTTATGCTCTTGTTTCTCTTTGTGTTTATTGGTGGCTTTTTTTATCAGATTTATGCCTATAAAGATCTGATGTTACCAATTTCTGCATCAGAACATGGTGTTGATGTTGATCAATTGTGGGATTTTAATATGATTCTTTTAAGTATTGTATTTATAGGAACTCATATTCTTTTGTTCGTATTCGCATTTAAATATTATTTCAGAAAAGAAAAGAAAGCCTTTTATTTTACCCATAGTAATAAACTTGAATTTATCTGGACAATTATTCCTGCTATTGTTCTTGCTGTAATTATCATTTATGGTTTAATGACCTGGAATAAAATTACAGGCCCGGCTCCTGAGGATGCTCTTACAATAGAAGTGTATGGCAAGCAATTCGACTGGACGGTTCGTTATCCGGGAGATGATGGTGCTTTAGGAAAGTCTAATTACAGGTTAATTGAAGGCACTAATGATTTAGGACTTGATGTTAAGGATGAAAATGCATGGGATGATAAGCTTGTTAAAAATGAATTTCACATTCCCGTTAATCGTGCTGTAAATATGGTAATCCGCTCCAGGGATGTTATCCATAGTGTTTATTTGCCACATTTCAGAGTTCAAATGAATGCAGTACCAGGAATGTCTACACAATTTCATTTTATTCCAACAATTACAACTGCTCAAATGAAAGAGCAAACAAAAAATCCGGAGTTTGATTACATTCTATTGTGTGCGAAAATTTGTGGAGCTGCTCATTATAACATGCAGATGACTTTGATTGTGGACACAGAGGAAGATTATCAAAAATGGTTGGCCTCACAAACTGTTTTTATGCCACAAAGTGAACCAACTGCTCAAATAGCAGAGTAA
- a CDS encoding quinol:cytochrome C oxidoreductase, with protein sequence MAIGVIAIAVGFMTDHETHGTRVWANLLTNSIFFLGMGVCATFYIALNYAAEAAWGVALKRVFEAVAAFLPFGALALIIVLFAGTMHWHHIYHWMAEGIAIEGHENYDKIIAGKTGYLNQPFFWIRTLIYLGVWTAFMLVFRKRSLQEDEIGGTQIHFKNIKIAAWFLVFFAITSTTSSWDWVMSIDPHWFSTLFGWYTFSGFWISGTIAIMMFTLYLKSKGHLEQVTESHIHDMGKWLFAVSFLWSYLWFSQFMLIWYSNIPEEVTYYMSRIANYRFAFFGMFLINFVFPMLLLMSRDAKRNYKFLFVVALIIFVGHWMDTYVMIMPGATEGHGWNGFALYEFGILAGFIGLFLFVVQNALTKAPLMVKQHPYLSETINHHT encoded by the coding sequence ATGGCAATCGGAGTAATAGCTATTGCAGTTGGGTTTATGACTGATCATGAAACTCATGGAACTAGGGTTTGGGCTAATTTGCTTACCAATAGTATTTTCTTTCTTGGTATGGGTGTTTGTGCAACATTTTACATAGCACTTAATTATGCAGCAGAGGCCGCTTGGGGAGTTGCTTTGAAAAGAGTATTTGAAGCTGTTGCTGCATTTCTTCCTTTTGGAGCCCTGGCCCTTATCATAGTTCTTTTTGCCGGAACAATGCACTGGCACCATATTTACCATTGGATGGCCGAAGGCATAGCCATTGAAGGACATGAGAATTACGATAAAATTATTGCAGGTAAAACAGGTTATTTAAACCAACCTTTTTTCTGGATAAGAACTTTGATTTATCTTGGCGTATGGACTGCATTTATGCTTGTTTTCAGAAAAAGATCTTTACAAGAAGATGAAATAGGTGGAACACAAATACATTTTAAGAACATCAAGATTGCTGCATGGTTCCTTGTCTTTTTTGCTATTACCTCCACTACATCTTCTTGGGATTGGGTTATGTCAATTGATCCACATTGGTTTAGTACTTTATTTGGCTGGTATACTTTTTCCGGATTTTGGATAAGCGGTACTATCGCAATTATGATGTTCACACTTTACCTAAAGAGTAAAGGTCATCTTGAGCAGGTTACAGAAAGCCATATTCATGATATGGGAAAATGGTTGTTTGCAGTGAGTTTTCTTTGGAGTTACTTATGGTTTTCTCAATTCATGCTTATTTGGTATTCAAATATTCCTGAGGAGGTAACCTACTATATGAGCAGAATCGCAAATTATCGTTTTGCCTTCTTTGGTATGTTCCTTATCAATTTTGTTTTTCCTATGCTTCTTCTTATGTCTAGAGATGCTAAAAGAAATTACAAATTCCTTTTTGTTGTTGCCTTAATTATTTTTGTAGGGCATTGGATGGATACTTATGTTATGATAATGCCGGGTGCAACAGAAGGGCATGGTTGGAATGGATTTGCATTGTATGAATTTGGAATACTTGCTGGATTTATTGGTTTGTTTTTATTTGTAGTTCAAAATGCACTTACAAAAGCCCCTTTAATGGTTAAACAACATCCATACCTTTCTGAAACGATTAACCACCATACCTAA
- a CDS encoding cytochrome c, with product MSGSSKINKIFPAAILLFVLFAVSSCKDSQSPGLEYMPDMYRSEARKAYVNYDYPDSITVRQPVAGTIPYSNSVQERFNNMPYPFPNTAEGYEAAGANLKNPLELNEATLAEGKRLYTNYCMMCHGENGKGDGILVQREKFPPPPSYISDQIINLPEGKMFHTVTFGKGLMGSHASQLTKIQRWKIIHYVQKLQQVEK from the coding sequence ATGAGTGGAAGTAGTAAAATAAATAAGATTTTTCCAGCAGCTATATTATTGTTTGTATTGTTTGCTGTAAGTTCTTGCAAGGATTCTCAAAGCCCTGGGCTTGAGTATATGCCGGATATGTATCGTTCAGAGGCAAGAAAAGCATATGTAAATTATGATTATCCAGATAGTATAACAGTTAGGCAACCTGTTGCAGGAACAATACCTTATTCCAACTCTGTTCAAGAAAGATTTAATAACATGCCTTATCCTTTTCCAAATACTGCTGAAGGTTATGAAGCAGCTGGTGCAAATCTTAAAAACCCTTTGGAATTAAATGAAGCCACACTTGCAGAAGGAAAAAGATTGTACACGAACTATTGCATGATGTGTCATGGTGAGAATGGAAAAGGAGACGGAATTCTTGTTCAAAGAGAAAAATTTCCTCCTCCCCCATCTTATATTTCTGACCAAATTATTAATTTACCTGAAGGTAAAATGTTTCACACAGTTACTTTTGGTAAAGGATTAATGGGCTCACACGCCTCTCAGCTCACCAAAATACAAAGATGGAAAATTATCCATTATGTGCAGAAGCTGCAACAGGTGGAGAAATAA
- a CDS encoding DUF3341 domain-containing protein — translation MSNGNKIIYALYDDDHDLMEAAKKLVAKGVRVNDVYSPFPIHGLDPVIGIKRTRMAIVAFLFGITGLSLALLGICYFMIGDWPMNIGGKPSFTFIENIPSFIPVTFEFTVFCAAHGMALTYLIRNRTLPGLSARNPDPRTTDDKFLMEILTTQNRRNSAEEIIGMINESAVSELTVKDI, via the coding sequence ATGAGCAACGGAAACAAAATTATTTACGCACTTTACGATGATGATCATGACCTTATGGAAGCAGCTAAAAAGCTTGTTGCCAAAGGAGTGAGAGTTAATGATGTTTATTCTCCATTTCCAATACATGGGCTTGATCCTGTTATTGGAATTAAAAGAACAAGAATGGCTATAGTGGCTTTTTTGTTTGGAATTACCGGATTAAGCCTAGCCTTATTGGGCATCTGCTATTTTATGATTGGTGACTGGCCAATGAATATTGGGGGTAAACCTAGTTTTACTTTTATTGAAAATATTCCCAGTTTTATTCCGGTAACTTTTGAATTCACAGTTTTTTGTGCAGCGCATGGAATGGCATTAACATACCTGATTAGAAACCGCACTTTGCCTGGTTTAAGTGCTCGTAACCCAGATCCTAGAACAACTGATGACAAATTTTTAATGGAAATTCTAACGACTCAAAACAGAAGAAATTCAGCCGAAGAAATTATCGGTATGATCAATGAGTCCGCAGTTTCTGAATTAACAGTAAAAGACATTTAA
- the nrfD gene encoding polysulfide reductase NrfD, with protein MQVDSHIREPLILGDKSYGDITADVMRPIIGKANKSWYVAFTISVIIALWGVGCIMYTIGEGIGTWGLNKTVGWAWDITNFVWWVGIGHAGTLISAVLLLFRQRWRMAINRSAEAMTIFAVMMAALFPGIHMGRIWLAYWVLPLPNQFGSLWVNFNSPLLWDVFAISTYFTVSLVFWYIGLIPDFGSIRDKLVNPLGKKIYGILSFGWTGNAKAWTRFEEVSLVLAGVATPLVFSVHSIVSMDFATSVIPGWHTTIFPPYFVAGAIFSGFAMVLTLLIMMRKLLNLENYITIKHIEYMNIVIIITGSIVGVAYLSELFISWYSGVEYEQYAFINRATGPYWWAYWSMMTCNVVTPQLFWFKKIRTSFIATFIISIFVNIGMWFERFVIIVTSLHRDYLPSSWLMFSPTFVDIGIFIGTIGIFFTLFLLFARFFPVLAFNELKTILKSTGEKYKNKAHH; from the coding sequence ATGCAAGTTGATTCACATATAAGAGAACCCCTAATACTTGGTGATAAATCATACGGAGATATTACCGCTGATGTTATGAGGCCCATTATTGGAAAAGCCAATAAATCGTGGTATGTCGCATTTACTATTTCCGTTATTATCGCCCTTTGGGGGGTAGGATGTATAATGTATACTATAGGTGAGGGTATTGGAACCTGGGGATTGAACAAAACTGTTGGATGGGCCTGGGATATTACCAATTTCGTTTGGTGGGTTGGTATTGGCCATGCCGGTACACTTATTTCTGCTGTGCTTTTATTGTTCCGCCAGAGATGGAGAATGGCAATTAACAGATCTGCAGAAGCAATGACAATTTTTGCAGTTATGATGGCTGCTTTGTTCCCAGGTATTCACATGGGAAGAATTTGGCTGGCTTATTGGGTACTTCCACTTCCAAATCAATTCGGTTCATTGTGGGTGAATTTCAATTCACCACTTCTATGGGACGTTTTTGCAATCAGTACTTACTTTACAGTTTCCCTCGTTTTCTGGTACATTGGTTTAATTCCCGATTTTGGTTCTATCCGTGATAAGCTGGTAAACCCACTTGGAAAAAAAATATACGGTATTTTAAGTTTCGGTTGGACCGGTAATGCAAAGGCATGGACAAGATTTGAAGAAGTTTCTCTTGTACTTGCAGGGGTTGCAACTCCCCTTGTATTCTCGGTTCACTCAATTGTAAGTATGGACTTTGCAACATCAGTAATACCAGGATGGCATACAACTATTTTCCCTCCTTATTTCGTTGCTGGAGCTATATTTTCAGGTTTTGCCATGGTACTCACGCTTCTTATCATGATGAGAAAATTGCTGAATCTTGAAAATTACATTACAATTAAACATATTGAATACATGAACATTGTAATCATTATTACCGGTTCAATTGTAGGTGTTGCTTACCTTTCTGAATTGTTTATTTCCTGGTATTCAGGAGTTGAATATGAGCAGTATGCTTTTATAAATCGCGCTACTGGGCCATATTGGTGGGCTTATTGGAGTATGATGACATGTAATGTTGTTACGCCTCAATTATTCTGGTTCAAAAAAATCAGAACAAGTTTTATTGCAACTTTTATCATTTCAATTTTTGTAAACATAGGAATGTGGTTCGAAAGATTTGTAATTATTGTTACTTCTTTACACAGAGATTATTTGCCATCAAGTTGGTTGATGTTTTCACCAACATTTGTAGATATTGGAATTTTTATTGGAACTATAGGTATATTCTTTACCCTGTTCCTGTTGTTTGCCAGGTTTTTCCCTGTACTTGCATTCAATGAGTTAAAAACGATCCTTAAATCAACGGGTGAAAAATATAAAAACAAAGCGCATCATTAA